One genomic region from Spirulina subsalsa PCC 9445 encodes:
- the rpmB gene encoding 50S ribosomal protein L28, whose translation MSRKCQVTGKKANNGYAVSHSHRRTKKLQQVNLQWKKIWWPEGNRWVRLKLSTKAIKTIQKKGLQAVAQEAGLNLNHY comes from the coding sequence ATGTCTCGTAAGTGCCAAGTCACGGGCAAGAAAGCCAATAATGGCTACGCTGTCTCCCACTCCCACCGTCGGACGAAAAAGCTACAACAGGTTAATCTCCAGTGGAAAAAAATCTGGTGGCCCGAAGGAAACCGTTGGGTTCGTCTGAAACTGTCTACGAAAGCGATTAAAACCATTCAAAAAAAAGGATTACAAGCGGTTGCCCAAGAGGCGGGCCTCAATCTCAATCACTATTAA
- a CDS encoding cysteine synthase A gives MDIKQGFVGTVGNTPLIRLNSFSDETGCEILGKAEFLNPGGSVKDRAALYIIEDAEKQGLLKPGGTVVEGTAGNTGIGLAHICNAKGYKCLIIIPETQSQEKMDLLRTLGAEVRPVPAVPYKDPNNYVKLSGRLAQEMENAIWANQFDNLANRNAHYETTGPEIWQQTEGKVDAWVAATGTGGTYAGVALFLKEQNPEIRCVVADPMGSGLYSYVKTGQINPEGSSITEGIGNSRITGNMEDVPIDDAIQIDDPECLRVVYQLLRKDGLFMGGSVGINVGAAYALAKQLGPGHTIVTVLCDGGSRYQSKLFNEAWLKERGLWTEGV, from the coding sequence ATGGATATTAAACAAGGCTTTGTCGGTACAGTAGGGAATACCCCCTTAATTCGTCTCAATAGTTTTAGCGATGAAACCGGATGCGAAATTCTAGGAAAAGCTGAATTTCTCAATCCCGGAGGGTCTGTTAAAGACCGCGCCGCCCTCTATATTATTGAAGATGCGGAAAAACAAGGATTACTCAAACCCGGTGGCACCGTCGTTGAGGGGACCGCAGGCAATACGGGCATCGGTTTAGCCCATATCTGCAATGCTAAGGGCTATAAATGCTTGATTATTATTCCCGAAACCCAATCTCAGGAAAAAATGGACTTATTGCGCACCCTGGGCGCGGAAGTTCGTCCGGTGCCGGCGGTTCCCTATAAAGATCCTAACAACTACGTCAAACTCTCAGGACGACTCGCCCAAGAAATGGAAAACGCTATCTGGGCGAATCAGTTTGATAATTTAGCCAATCGGAACGCCCACTATGAGACGACGGGGCCCGAAATTTGGCAACAAACCGAGGGAAAAGTAGATGCTTGGGTTGCCGCAACGGGTACCGGGGGAACCTATGCGGGGGTGGCCTTATTCCTCAAGGAACAAAATCCCGAGATTCGCTGTGTGGTGGCGGATCCAATGGGAAGTGGTCTTTATAGTTATGTCAAAACCGGGCAAATTAACCCTGAAGGGAGTTCCATCACCGAAGGTATCGGGAATAGCCGCATTACAGGCAATATGGAAGATGTTCCCATTGATGATGCTATTCAAATTGATGACCCAGAATGTTTAAGGGTGGTTTATCAACTACTGCGAAAAGATGGGTTATTTATGGGCGGATCTGTGGGAATTAATGTAGGGGCGGCCTATGCCTTAGCCAAACAACTCGGGCCCGGTCATACCATTGTCACGGTACTCTGTGATGGGGGTTCTCGCTATCAGTCTAAGTTGTTTAATGAGGCTTGGTTAAAAGAGCGCGGCTTATGGACTGAGGGTGTGTAG
- a CDS encoding tetratricopeptide repeat protein, which translates to MDDILPIIYISTLLVLLAGVAVFLFQQIFRTRRQESRFSKLQRKLEQEQGTAEEYYELGSLYLDKKLFVQSVKLLQKALKSAEKEEIPTENAALIYNALGFAYFSQEQYDLAIRNYKEAIKLYPEYVIALNNLGNVYEKKKLVSPALEAYEASLQHDPKNAIAKRRAESLRKRVGSAS; encoded by the coding sequence ATGGATGACATTCTGCCCATCATCTATATATCTACCCTATTGGTCTTACTGGCGGGGGTCGCGGTCTTTCTGTTTCAGCAGATTTTCCGCACCCGTCGCCAAGAAAGTCGCTTTTCTAAACTGCAACGGAAACTAGAACAGGAACAAGGGACAGCCGAGGAGTATTATGAACTGGGCAGCCTGTATTTAGACAAAAAGCTCTTTGTCCAGTCCGTCAAACTGTTACAAAAAGCGTTAAAATCGGCTGAAAAAGAAGAAATTCCCACAGAAAACGCTGCTTTAATCTACAATGCTCTCGGTTTTGCTTATTTTTCTCAGGAACAGTATGATTTAGCCATTCGGAATTATAAAGAAGCCATCAAACTGTATCCCGAATATGTGATTGCTTTAAATAATTTGGGCAATGTGTATGAGAAGAAAAAGCTGGTTAGTCCGGCCTTAGAAGCCTATGAGGCCTCCTTGCAACATGATCCCAAAAATGCGATCGCCAAGCGCCGCGCCGAGTCCCTACGCAAACGAGTAGGCAGCGCGTCCTAA
- a CDS encoding cyclic nucleotide-binding domain-containing protein, with translation MEQTKTMTIKRRKALLMLGELNNDDLDWMLRTGKKETIAPGQILIHEGQPSMAIYIVLDGEFNILLGNRPLAKIGTGELIGEVSFLDQQVPVATVQAATESVILSIPRWHLVLQLQKSIGFAARFYRGLALCLSDRMRGTIKRLGYGIDVAQLYEEHESFDETEVERLELAQAKFNWLLQYQD, from the coding sequence ATGGAGCAAACCAAAACCATGACGATTAAACGCCGGAAAGCATTGTTGATGCTAGGCGAGTTGAATAATGATGATCTCGATTGGATGCTGAGGACGGGGAAAAAGGAAACCATTGCACCCGGACAGATTTTAATTCATGAGGGGCAGCCCTCTATGGCGATTTATATTGTTCTTGATGGGGAGTTTAATATTTTGTTGGGGAATCGCCCTCTGGCTAAAATCGGTACAGGGGAGTTAATAGGGGAGGTTTCGTTTCTCGATCAACAGGTTCCGGTGGCAACGGTACAAGCGGCTACGGAATCGGTGATTCTCTCAATTCCTCGCTGGCATTTGGTGCTACAACTACAAAAAAGCATCGGTTTTGCGGCACGTTTTTACCGAGGTTTGGCCTTGTGTCTCTCGGATCGGATGCGCGGCACGATCAAGCGTTTGGGCTATGGTATTGATGTAGCACAACTCTATGAGGAGCATGAGTCCTTTGATGAGACGGAAGTTGAACGTTTGGAGTTAGCCCAAGCTAAGTTCAATTGGTTATTGCAATACCAAGACTAG
- the sir gene encoding sulfite reductase, ferredoxin dependent produces the protein MVQTPTPQSTGKRSKLEGIKERSHYLREPVATELLEDTTHFSETAVQILKFHGSYQQDNRDNRVKGQEKDYQMMLRTRSPGGFIPPELYLTLDRLSNEYGNHTLRTTTRQGFQIHGILKKNLKTVISSIVKSMGSTLGACGDLNRNVMAPPAPYKNRPDYRYAWDYADRIADLLTPQTGAYYEIWLDGEKVISAEEAPEVKAARQRNGNGTIFHEGEEPIYGTQYMPRKFKCCVTVPGDNSVDLYTQDVCLVVMTNTQGELEGFNVYAGGGLGRTHNKEETFARQADEIGYVAKEDIYDFMKAIVATQRDYGDRVNRRHSRMKYLIHDWGVDKFRSMVEKYFGRPIEPFKSLPPWQYEDYLGWHDQGDGKLFLGLSIDNGRVKDEGDFKLKTALHAIIQQFHLPMRLTPNHNLILYEIDPGFKDTIQAIFDQYGVVTDPQKIPTLTRYAMACPALPTCGLAITESERAIPGILDRIQGVLNQVGLGDEKIIIRMTGCPNGCARPYMAELGFVGSAPESYQIWLGGTPHQTKLARPYIDRLPIRDLEIFLEPLFVYFKQERQTGESFGEFCDRVGFDALRQFSAQYQESAKTARKGRKIRYRIGVHDEVYEKLKVAAQQQNKSMTQLVAEALDAYL, from the coding sequence ATGGTTCAAACTCCCACCCCTCAATCTACCGGAAAACGCTCCAAACTCGAAGGCATCAAAGAACGGAGCCACTATCTCCGTGAACCTGTTGCAACAGAACTGTTGGAAGATACCACCCACTTCAGTGAAACGGCCGTACAAATTCTTAAATTTCATGGGTCTTACCAACAAGACAACCGAGATAATCGGGTAAAAGGGCAGGAAAAAGACTATCAAATGATGTTGCGCACCCGCAGCCCCGGCGGTTTTATTCCTCCTGAACTCTATTTAACCCTAGACCGTCTTTCCAATGAATACGGTAACCATACCCTACGCACTACAACCCGCCAAGGCTTTCAGATACACGGCATTCTAAAGAAAAACTTAAAAACGGTGATTAGTTCCATCGTCAAAAGTATGGGGTCTACTTTGGGCGCTTGTGGGGACTTGAACCGGAATGTGATGGCTCCCCCAGCCCCCTATAAGAACCGCCCAGACTATCGTTATGCTTGGGATTATGCCGACCGCATCGCCGATTTATTAACTCCCCAAACGGGAGCCTATTATGAAATTTGGCTGGATGGGGAAAAGGTGATCAGTGCTGAAGAAGCCCCAGAAGTGAAGGCTGCCCGCCAACGCAACGGCAACGGGACTATTTTCCATGAGGGGGAAGAACCCATTTATGGGACTCAATATATGCCCCGTAAGTTTAAGTGCTGTGTGACGGTGCCGGGGGATAACTCGGTGGATCTCTACACCCAAGATGTGTGTTTAGTGGTGATGACGAATACACAGGGGGAGTTAGAGGGGTTTAATGTTTATGCTGGGGGGGGTTTAGGACGGACTCATAATAAAGAGGAAACCTTTGCCCGTCAAGCGGATGAAATTGGCTATGTGGCGAAGGAGGATATTTATGACTTCATGAAAGCGATTGTGGCCACACAACGGGATTATGGCGATCGCGTCAATCGTCGTCATTCCCGGATGAAATACCTGATCCATGATTGGGGGGTGGACAAATTCCGCAGCATGGTAGAAAAATATTTTGGTCGTCCCATTGAACCCTTTAAGTCCCTCCCCCCTTGGCAATACGAGGATTATTTAGGCTGGCACGACCAAGGAGACGGCAAACTATTTTTAGGCCTTTCTATTGATAATGGTCGGGTGAAAGACGAGGGAGATTTTAAACTCAAAACCGCCCTACACGCCATCATCCAGCAGTTTCATCTGCCCATGCGTCTCACCCCGAACCATAACCTGATCCTCTACGAAATTGACCCCGGATTTAAGGACACAATTCAGGCGATTTTTGACCAGTATGGTGTTGTTACCGATCCTCAAAAAATCCCCACCCTGACTCGTTATGCGATGGCCTGCCCAGCCCTCCCCACCTGTGGTTTAGCCATTACTGAATCGGAACGGGCGATTCCGGGCATTCTCGACCGGATTCAAGGGGTACTCAATCAAGTGGGATTAGGAGACGAAAAAATCATCATTCGCATGACCGGATGTCCTAACGGGTGCGCCCGTCCCTATATGGCAGAATTGGGCTTTGTGGGGAGTGCGCCGGAAAGTTATCAAATCTGGTTAGGGGGAACACCCCATCAAACCAAACTCGCTCGCCCCTATATTGACCGTTTGCCCATTCGGGATCTGGAAATCTTCCTTGAACCATTGTTTGTGTATTTCAAGCAGGAGCGGCAAACTGGGGAGAGTTTTGGGGAATTTTGCGATCGCGTTGGTTTTGATGCCCTCCGTCAATTCTCCGCCCAATACCAAGAATCCGCCAAAACAGCCCGTAAAGGCCGCAAAATCCGTTATCGGATTGGTGTTCATGATGAAGTCTACGAAAAGCTCAAAGTCGCCGCTCAACAGCAGAATAAATCCATGACCCAATTAGTCGCAGAAGCCCTTGACGCTTATCTTTAA
- a CDS encoding S-methyl-5'-thioadenosine phosphorylase has translation MKDIKIGIVGGSGLYKMDALQEVEEVYLDTPFGKPSDAFIVGTLEGTPVAFLARHGRNHHLTPTELPFRANIYAMKQLGVEYLISASAVGSLQEEIKPLDMVVPDQFIDRTKHRISTFFGEGIVAHIAFGDPVCYRLVSIVADAVERLSLPEVALHRGGTYVCMEGPAFSTKAESNLYRSWGASIIGMTNLQEAKLAREAEIAYATLALVTDYDCWHPEHDSVTVEMIIDNLHRNASNAQQVIREVVKTLAIHPPESEAHSALKYAILTPLDQVPPATKEKLALLLGKYQ, from the coding sequence ATGAAAGATATTAAAATTGGCATTGTTGGCGGCAGTGGTCTGTATAAAATGGACGCTTTGCAAGAGGTTGAAGAGGTTTATCTTGACACCCCCTTTGGTAAACCCTCCGATGCGTTCATTGTGGGGACGCTAGAAGGGACACCAGTAGCTTTTTTAGCCCGTCATGGTAGAAACCATCATTTAACCCCCACAGAACTCCCCTTTCGCGCGAATATCTACGCCATGAAACAATTGGGGGTAGAGTATCTCATTTCAGCCTCAGCCGTGGGATCCCTCCAAGAAGAGATTAAACCTCTGGATATGGTGGTTCCCGATCAATTTATCGACCGCACGAAACACCGCATTTCTACCTTTTTCGGGGAGGGGATTGTGGCACATATTGCCTTCGGGGATCCGGTTTGTTACCGTTTGGTGAGCATTGTCGCCGATGCGGTGGAACGGTTAAGCTTGCCGGAGGTGGCCCTACATCGCGGGGGGACTTATGTTTGTATGGAAGGCCCGGCGTTTTCCACCAAGGCAGAGTCTAATCTCTATCGCAGTTGGGGGGCGAGTATTATTGGCATGACTAATTTGCAGGAGGCCAAGTTAGCGCGGGAGGCGGAAATTGCCTATGCGACGTTGGCACTGGTGACGGATTATGACTGCTGGCATCCAGAACATGATAGCGTCACGGTGGAGATGATTATTGACAATTTACATCGCAATGCTAGTAATGCTCAACAGGTGATTCGGGAGGTGGTGAAGACGTTGGCAATTCACCCTCCGGAGTCTGAGGCTCATTCAGCGCTCAAGTATGCCATTTTAACTCCGTTGGATCAGGTTCCCCCGGCGACGAAGGAAAAGTTAGCGTTGTTATTGGGGAAATACCAGTAA
- the mreD gene encoding rod shape-determining protein MreD, whose protein sequence is MARIFEVSAPIRQLCNWLIITGSVLICLMVVFARLPGTELLGIRPNWLLIWVVVWSVKRTVWQGAIAGLALGLIQDGMTALDSITFLVGPEMPDPNLMPIDEIFATYPSHILSLVIVGVLTAKIQKQRYIQEDFISIALIVFGMAVIAETVTAIQYSLEGIRDLTLVWEEHQRIALSSAILSSLWAPVVYYPLNRWWEYINNIEQNS, encoded by the coding sequence GTGGCAAGGATTTTTGAGGTTTCAGCCCCCATTCGCCAACTCTGTAATTGGTTGATTATTACGGGATCTGTGCTGATTTGTTTAATGGTGGTGTTTGCCCGCTTACCGGGGACGGAACTGTTAGGCATTCGACCCAATTGGCTTTTAATTTGGGTGGTGGTGTGGAGTGTTAAGCGGACGGTGTGGCAAGGTGCGATCGCAGGACTCGCTCTCGGTCTGATTCAAGACGGCATGACCGCCCTAGACAGTATCACCTTTTTGGTGGGTCCCGAGATGCCTGACCCCAATCTGATGCCCATTGATGAAATTTTTGCCACCTATCCCTCCCATATCCTCAGTTTGGTCATTGTAGGGGTTTTGACGGCTAAAATCCAAAAGCAACGCTATATTCAAGAGGATTTTATTTCTATTGCCTTGATTGTGTTCGGGATGGCGGTCATTGCAGAGACGGTGACGGCGATCCAGTACAGTTTAGAAGGAATTCGGGATCTCACTTTAGTCTGGGAAGAACATCAACGCATTGCCCTTTCTTCAGCGATTCTTAGCAGTTTATGGGCTCCGGTGGTCTATTATCCCCTTAATCGTTGGTGGGAATATATTAACAACATTGAGCAGAATTCTTGA
- the mreC gene encoding rod shape-determining protein MreC — translation MFTVRRWWERYGSQLVLTGVVLGIALFIRQTQGAIVSELYYQIVRPFQTGPRPEEMRSNARLLELQAQVDELEQQNQLLKNQLGYVQQRPTNVITAPIIGRSVEHWWEQVTLGRGSKDGIQEGYIVTSPGGLVGRVVKVTPNTSRVLLVSDPTSKVGAVVSRTRYMGFVRGESSDEAVMEFFEKVPDVEKGDKIVTSHVSHLFPPGIPIGQVESVDLEKSPAPEVIVRLTTPIQYLEWVVVEPFEPK, via the coding sequence ATGTTTACAGTGCGTCGCTGGTGGGAACGTTACGGGTCACAACTGGTTTTAACGGGGGTTGTTCTAGGGATTGCCCTCTTTATCCGTCAGACACAAGGGGCCATAGTTTCAGAACTTTACTATCAAATTGTTCGACCTTTCCAAACAGGCCCTCGTCCTGAAGAAATGCGGTCTAACGCCCGTCTTCTAGAGTTACAGGCTCAAGTGGACGAACTCGAACAGCAAAACCAACTGCTGAAAAACCAACTGGGTTATGTACAGCAGCGCCCTACCAATGTGATTACAGCGCCAATAATTGGTCGTAGTGTTGAGCATTGGTGGGAACAAGTTACCTTGGGGCGAGGGAGCAAAGATGGCATTCAAGAAGGCTATATTGTCACCAGTCCGGGTGGTTTAGTGGGTCGAGTGGTGAAGGTGACACCAAACACCAGTCGGGTTTTATTAGTGAGTGACCCCACCAGTAAAGTGGGTGCTGTGGTCAGTCGGACTCGTTATATGGGGTTTGTGCGAGGGGAAAGCTCTGATGAAGCCGTGATGGAGTTTTTCGAGAAGGTGCCAGATGTGGAGAAAGGCGATAAAATCGTGACCTCCCATGTGAGTCATTTATTTCCTCCAGGTATCCCCATTGGGCAAGTGGAATCTGTTGATTTAGAGAAAAGTCCGGCACCGGAAGTTATTGTCCGCTTAACCACCCCCATTCAGTATTTAGAATGGGTTGTGGTTGAACCCTTTGAACCGAAATAG
- a CDS encoding rod shape-determining protein gives MGIDLGTANTLVYVSGKGIVLQEPSVVAIDQDLKVPLAVGEDAKKMLGRTPGNVVALRPLRDGVIADFDTAELMLKHFIRQVHEGRALVSPRIVIGIPSGVTGVERRAVMEAASQAGARDVYLIDEPVAAAIGAGLPVAEPTGNMIIDIGGGTTEVAVLSLQGTVLSESVRVAGDELSESITQYMKKVHNLVVGERTAEEIKIQVGSAYPTHDDDEVTMEVRGLHLLSGLPRTVTIKAPEVRESMSEPLAVIVDAVKRTLERTPPELAADIIDRGIMLAGGGALLKGLDTLISHETGIVTHVAADPLSCVVLGTGRVLENFKQLERVFSGRSRTI, from the coding sequence ATGGGTATCGACCTCGGTACCGCGAACACCTTAGTGTATGTCTCCGGAAAAGGCATTGTTTTACAAGAACCGTCAGTGGTTGCCATTGACCAAGACTTAAAAGTACCCCTCGCGGTCGGCGAGGATGCCAAAAAAATGCTCGGTCGGACACCGGGCAACGTAGTTGCTTTACGCCCTTTACGGGATGGAGTCATTGCCGACTTTGATACAGCCGAATTAATGCTCAAGCATTTTATTCGCCAAGTTCACGAAGGGAGAGCCTTAGTTTCTCCCCGAATTGTCATTGGGATTCCTAGTGGCGTGACCGGGGTAGAACGTCGAGCCGTGATGGAAGCCGCCTCCCAAGCCGGAGCGCGGGACGTTTATCTGATTGATGAACCCGTCGCCGCCGCCATCGGAGCCGGATTGCCCGTTGCTGAACCCACCGGGAACATGATCATTGACATTGGGGGAGGGACGACTGAAGTCGCCGTTCTCAGTTTGCAAGGAACCGTGTTAAGTGAGTCCGTGCGGGTCGCTGGGGACGAACTCAGCGAGTCCATCACCCAATACATGAAAAAAGTCCATAACCTCGTCGTGGGGGAACGCACCGCCGAAGAAATTAAAATTCAAGTCGGTTCCGCCTACCCCACCCATGATGATGATGAAGTCACCATGGAAGTCCGAGGCTTGCACCTGCTCTCAGGTTTACCTCGTACCGTCACCATTAAAGCGCCTGAAGTTCGCGAAAGTATGTCCGAACCTCTGGCCGTGATTGTGGATGCCGTCAAGCGAACCCTCGAACGCACTCCTCCAGAACTAGCCGCCGATATTATTGATCGAGGCATCATGTTAGCGGGAGGGGGTGCCCTGCTGAAAGGGTTAGATACCCTAATCAGCCATGAAACGGGAATTGTCACCCACGTTGCGGCAGACCCCCTCAGTTGTGTAGTTTTGGGAACTGGGCGTGTCTTGGAAAACTTCAAGCAATTGGAGCGGGTCTTCAGTGGTCGTTCCAGGACTATCTAA
- a CDS encoding DUF2079 domain-containing protein: MISHKFSSSAHRTPLLKLVVVAFVVLFLASSVRHALFQSTAYDLGWFDQLVYLISRGKSPIVSFSGYHLLGDHAAVVLYPLGLFYWIYPDVHWLFLVQALALASSAILTYILAQQRGCPEPQAYALAVVYLLYPLVFNVNLFDFHPEVLAIPGFLGAVWAAKSERTLPYCFALLLILSCKAVLSLPVIFLGIWLLLWEKKRIAGSVAIALGTLWFILTTQIIIPHWSGQEPAAISRYAYLGNSIPEILLNLFVQPQLILQHLLTLDNFFYLFLLFLPLAWGISPRHLAPLIPALPVLLLNVLSQLELQKDLIHQYSVPILPFLLISVMDALAGEKTLWRKPRWIILWAILTFIALGKFGFFWTKYLTHIDTWQASRTAVSYIQSSEALLTTTHYIPHLSHRSEVALARIGSETLDLDPFTYVLLNLRHPGIDSAPETVAHLKARLQEIPEFHLQYEQDDVVVFAKVGNRESGTGGRENPVVSNIREQGTGGSGVGSRESGVD; encoded by the coding sequence ATGATCAGTCACAAATTCTCATCTTCAGCCCACCGAACCCCCCTCCTCAAACTGGTTGTAGTGGCTTTTGTCGTCTTGTTCCTCGCCAGTAGCGTCAGACACGCGCTTTTCCAGTCTACGGCCTATGATTTGGGCTGGTTTGATCAACTGGTCTATTTGATTAGTCGGGGAAAATCCCCCATTGTTTCATTTTCCGGCTATCATCTGCTGGGGGATCATGCGGCCGTTGTGTTATATCCCCTCGGCCTGTTCTATTGGATTTATCCTGATGTTCATTGGTTGTTTTTGGTGCAGGCATTGGCACTAGCTAGCAGCGCGATTCTGACCTATATTCTCGCCCAACAACGGGGATGCCCAGAACCTCAAGCCTATGCCCTTGCGGTGGTCTATTTGCTCTATCCCCTAGTTTTTAATGTCAACTTATTTGATTTTCACCCGGAAGTATTGGCAATCCCCGGCTTTTTGGGGGCAGTTTGGGCGGCTAAAAGCGAACGCACCCTACCCTACTGTTTCGCTCTCCTGCTGATTCTGAGTTGTAAAGCCGTCCTCAGTCTTCCGGTAATATTCCTCGGGATTTGGCTACTGCTTTGGGAAAAAAAGCGGATCGCTGGGAGTGTTGCGATCGCCCTTGGAACCCTCTGGTTCATCCTCACCACCCAAATCATCATCCCCCATTGGAGTGGACAAGAACCCGCCGCCATCAGTCGGTATGCTTACTTGGGCAATTCAATCCCCGAAATTCTTTTAAATCTCTTCGTTCAACCCCAACTGATCCTGCAACATCTCCTCACCTTAGACAATTTTTTTTATCTCTTCCTGTTGTTTCTCCCCCTCGCTTGGGGCATCTCCCCTCGTCATCTGGCCCCCCTGATTCCTGCCCTGCCCGTGCTACTGCTTAACGTCCTGAGTCAGTTAGAGTTACAAAAAGACCTAATTCACCAGTATTCTGTTCCCATCCTGCCCTTTCTCCTGATCTCTGTGATGGATGCCCTCGCGGGTGAAAAAACCCTCTGGCGCAAACCCCGTTGGATCATCCTTTGGGCAATCCTAACCTTTATTGCCCTCGGCAAATTTGGCTTTTTTTGGACAAAATATCTCACCCACATTGACACCTGGCAAGCATCCCGCACCGCCGTTAGCTACATTCAATCATCCGAAGCCCTGTTAACCACAACTCACTATATTCCCCACCTGAGCCACCGTTCCGAGGTTGCCCTAGCCCGTATTGGCAGCGAAACCCTAGACTTAGACCCCTTCACCTACGTTTTACTCAATCTCCGCCATCCCGGAATTGACAGCGCACCGGAAACCGTTGCCCACCTCAAGGCAAGACTCCAAGAAATTCCTGAGTTTCACCTGCAATATGAACAAGATGATGTGGTGGTCTTTGCAAAAGTAGGGAATCGGGAATCGGGAACAGGGGGTCGGGAAAATCCGGTTGTGTCCAACATTAGGGAACAGGGAACAGGGGGGTCGGGTGTCGGGAGTCGGGAATCGGGAGTTGATTAG
- a CDS encoding bifunctional 4-hydroxy-2-oxoglutarate aldolase/2-dehydro-3-deoxy-phosphogluconate aldolase, protein MFTESWLQALRQYRVIAVLRSPSLELGVHLAEIAIAAGMGMIEITWNSDQPSLLVQHLRASFPHCWVGAGTLLTEAHWQEAIASGIQFGFSPHFNPRFVQQAKRLDLPFIPGALTPSEIVAAWQAGATCVKVFPISAMGGVSYLRAIRPPLPDIPLIPTGGVTLDNALSFLEAGAIAVGLSGQLFPPDLIVAEAWDSLQQRLQLFQTRLLLHSIPGSGR, encoded by the coding sequence GTGTTCACTGAGTCTTGGTTACAAGCCCTCCGACAATACCGAGTCATTGCGGTGTTACGTTCCCCGTCTTTGGAATTAGGGGTTCATCTGGCAGAAATTGCGATCGCTGCCGGGATGGGGATGATTGAAATTACTTGGAATAGTGACCAGCCCAGCTTGTTGGTTCAGCACCTACGAGCCAGTTTTCCCCACTGTTGGGTGGGGGCGGGAACTTTGTTAACTGAAGCTCACTGGCAAGAGGCGATCGCATCGGGAATTCAATTTGGCTTTTCCCCTCACTTTAACCCCCGCTTTGTCCAACAAGCCAAACGCTTGGATCTGCCTTTTATCCCCGGTGCGCTCACCCCCAGCGAAATTGTCGCCGCTTGGCAAGCCGGGGCGACCTGTGTCAAGGTTTTCCCCATTAGTGCGATGGGGGGCGTAAGCTATTTACGCGCTATCCGCCCCCCGTTGCCGGATATTCCCCTGATTCCTACCGGGGGTGTCACTCTCGACAATGCTCTGTCTTTTCTTGAAGCGGGTGCGATCGCCGTCGGTCTATCGGGTCAACTCTTTCCCCCAGACCTCATTGTTGCCGAAGCATGGGACAGTCTACAACAACGCCTGCAACTATTCCAAACCCGCCTTCTGCTGCACTCAATCCCCGGCAGCGGCCGCTAA